The genomic window CGATGAAGCTGATGCGGCATGGCAACAGCTTGTTGATGCTCATCAGTTGACTTGGGCGCCGGGTTCGTTTTTGATCACGCTGCACGGGTTATGGCATCATCGGCGGATGATGAAGCGGATGGTGCAACGCTTGCCAGAGTCCTGTGGAACCAATCGGATTCGGTTTGAATACGCCAGTTGTTGTCATTCAATCCGTGAACATGCCGCGGCGTTGGACCGCGTGTTAGCGGCTCTGCCGGCTGGTAGTCGCTGCGATTTTGTGGCTCATAGCATGGGCAACTTGGTTACGCGTGGTTGGTTTGGGATGCGTCGCGATGGGCAGGCGACCGCCGACGTGGTGCCCAGTCGGATGGTGATGCTGGCTCCGCCAAACCAGGGCAGCGATCTGGCGCGGCGACTGAGCAAACTTCAATTATTTCACCGCTTGGCAGGCACGGCCGGTCAGGAAGTGGGGCTCGAATGGGAGTCGATCGAACCCGATTTACCTGCGCCCGATATTCCGTTTGGAGTGATCGCCGCGCGGGTGCCACGCTGGATGATTAATCCGTTGTTGGGCGGCGAAAGCGACTGGATTGTGCGGGTACGTGAAACGCCGCTAGCCGGGGCGAAGGAAAGGATCACGATGTCTGCCCTGCACGCCACGATGATGCGTTCGCCCAAGGTGATCGCCGCCACCGAGCGGTTTCTGACAACCGGCACCTTCTCGTAGCGGGTGTCGCGATCTCGGTGGGGCCTTCTCGTAACTACCGTCGCCAGACGGTGGGGCAAACACCTTCTCGTAGCTACCGTCGCCAGACGGTGGGGCAAACACGTAGCCGAAGTCGCCAGACGGTGGGGCAAACACGTAGCCGAAGTCGCCAGACTTTGGACGCGATTCCCCAGGTTGGAAGCCTAGGCTACGTTGCCCACTACGGGTTAGTCGACCTCGTAGCCGCGGCGGCTGAGCTGTTCGCGGAGGACTTTTTTGGCGTGGTATTCGCCGTGCACCAAGCGGATGTGCTGTGGCCGCGATTCGAACTGTTCGACAAATCGCAACAGGTCGGCTTGGTCGCCATGCGCCGAATAACCACTCAACTGGTGCACCTTGGCATGGATCTGAAATTTCTTGCCGTCCAGCCGAACCCAATCACGCTGTTGTTGGATGTGGTGTCCCGGAGTGCCATGTGCCTGGTAGCCTACAAACACAACGTCGGCGGTGGGTTCTTGCAAAAACCGCTTGAGGTAATTGACCACGCGGCCCCCGGTACACATCCCGCTGCCGGCGATCACGATTGCCGGCAGTTTGTGTTCTGCCAGATAATTCAGCGTATCCATGTGCTCGGCATGGTCGCCGACGGTGGTCAAGTTGTCGAACACCAGCGGTTGGTCATCGATCCGCAGCACGGCTTGAGCTTCTTGGCCCCAGAAGGGTTGCAGGTCTTTGTAGATTTGTGTGAACCGGGAGGCCAGCGGCGAGTCCACGATCACGTCCACCTTCTTCATTAAACTGCAGCCTTGCTGGCTTTGCATGTGTTCGAAGATGCTGTTCATTTCAAACAGTAGCGCCTGAGTTCGTCCCAGACTAAAGGCGGGGATGATGGTCACGCCCTTGTCGGCCAGGGTGTGGCAGAGGATGGCTTCCAGTTGTTTGGTGCGGTCGTCGGGAGCGTCGTGAAAGCGGTCGCCGTAGGTGCTTTCCAAGACCAGCAGATCGGCTTTGGGCGGACTGGTGACTTCGTTCAGCAGGGGAGCGTTGCGGCTGCCGATATCTCCGGAAAAGACGACCGTGGCGCCGTCGGCGGTTTGGACTTCAAAAACCGTCGATCCCAGCACATGTCCGGCGGGCCGCAGGCGAATCTGACCGCCGGCCTCGATCGCATGCCACTCGCCGTAATCTAGCGGACGCAGCAATTTGCCAACCGTCTTGAGAAACTTGTCGATCATCCGGCGGTTGCGTGTAAAGCCGATGCGAATGGCGTCTTCCATCACCAGGGGCAGCAATTTCGCCGTGGGATGACTGCAGTAAATCGGCTTGTTGAATCCCGCTGACAGCAGGTATGGGATCCGCCCACAATGGTCGATATGGACGTGGGTCAGCAGCAGCGCTTCGATGCCGGAGAGCGAAAATTTGATTTCGGGATTGGGATTGCGTTTAGCGTCATCTCCTTGAAACAACCCGCAATCGACCAGGTAACTACTGCCGTTGTCCATCTTTAGTTGGTGGCAGGATCCGGTTACTCCCTGGTGGGCGCCGTGGTGGATCAGCTTCATCGTGGGGCTCTGCGTTGCGATTCGAAGAGGAATGTTTGCAGTATACTGCACAAACCAAGGCAGCTTGCCCTGGCCGGTGGGCAGTGGCTACCATTGACGCTGAATTTTTCCTACCTTTCGTCGCCCGTTTGAGCTGCTTTGTTGTGAAATTAATCATCGCCATTATCCAGCCCGAGAAGTTGGAAGCCGTCAAGCAAGCCCTTACCGAAGTCGACGTGGTGCGGTTGACGGTCATGGATTGCCAGGGGTTTGGACGTCAAAAGGGCCAGACGGGAATCTATCGAGGCCACGAGTTCTCGTTTAATCTGCTTCGCAAGGTGCAGTTGCAGATCGCCGTCAACGAGGACTTTGTCAGCCCGACGGTGGATGCCATCTTGGGCGCCGGCCGCAGCGGCGACCAGGGAGCCATCGGGGATGGAAAGATATTTGTCCTGCCGATGGACGATTGCATCCGCATCCGCACCGGTGAACGCGGCGAAGAAGCGATTTAGATCTTTGCAAGTACGTCAGCCTTTCCAGGCTGACATTCCAGGTCTATGTCAGCCTGGAAAGGCTGACGTACGTTGTTGCCTCCAAAGTCTGGCGACTTCGGCTACGGCGGCAGCTACAATGGGACGCTTCCCACCTTCCTGGAGATCCCTCGATGTTGCTTTCTCGTTTGCTCGCCCTGCTGTTGCTGGGCGTGGCGACCATGCTTTCGCTGTCTACCGCCGTCGCTGACGACGCGCCGCCCAACGTGGTGGTGATTTTTATCGATGACATGGGCTACGGCGA from Roseimaritima ulvae includes these protein-coding regions:
- a CDS encoding esterase/lipase family protein, producing the protein MAAPLYPFHSWTDALHLAGWRMQRNAQDAWRIQDELDRTVWSGPADEADAAWQQLVDAHQLTWAPGSFLITLHGLWHHRRMMKRMVQRLPESCGTNRIRFEYASCCHSIREHAAALDRVLAALPAGSRCDFVAHSMGNLVTRGWFGMRRDGQATADVVPSRMVMLAPPNQGSDLARRLSKLQLFHRLAGTAGQEVGLEWESIEPDLPAPDIPFGVIAARVPRWMINPLLGGESDWIVRVRETPLAGAKERITMSALHATMMRSPKVIAATERFLTTGTFS
- a CDS encoding P-II family nitrogen regulator, which produces MKLIIAIIQPEKLEAVKQALTEVDVVRLTVMDCQGFGRQKGQTGIYRGHEFSFNLLRKVQLQIAVNEDFVSPTVDAILGAGRSGDQGAIGDGKIFVLPMDDCIRIRTGERGEEAI
- a CDS encoding MBL fold metallo-hydrolase RNA specificity domain-containing protein codes for the protein MKLIHHGAHQGVTGSCHQLKMDNGSSYLVDCGLFQGDDAKRNPNPEIKFSLSGIEALLLTHVHIDHCGRIPYLLSAGFNKPIYCSHPTAKLLPLVMEDAIRIGFTRNRRMIDKFLKTVGKLLRPLDYGEWHAIEAGGQIRLRPAGHVLGSTVFEVQTADGATVVFSGDIGSRNAPLLNEVTSPPKADLLVLESTYGDRFHDAPDDRTKQLEAILCHTLADKGVTIIPAFSLGRTQALLFEMNSIFEHMQSQQGCSLMKKVDVIVDSPLASRFTQIYKDLQPFWGQEAQAVLRIDDQPLVFDNLTTVGDHAEHMDTLNYLAEHKLPAIVIAGSGMCTGGRVVNYLKRFLQEPTADVVFVGYQAHGTPGHHIQQQRDWVRLDGKKFQIHAKVHQLSGYSAHGDQADLLRFVEQFESRPQHIRLVHGEYHAKKVLREQLSRRGYEVD